A single window of Salvia splendens isolate huo1 chromosome 8, SspV2, whole genome shotgun sequence DNA harbors:
- the LOC121746015 gene encoding uncharacterized protein LOC121746015 yields the protein MKLDSEASPSSGIETVKLNVENLNGSSGSGVDQLATNEVLPDEVQVRGTNLSEIDTRSAHRARFRNFARRNASRFAHFSARDEFGDRAHDASGTDVAPPETSNRIENWPGPFSTAMKIIKDSETNRNGGKHGGSTDVSETVELKWIPKNHESCRHQKHVPSLQDICLSILSSNADAITSLDFVPDALRHKICWFLCDNRSMDGHFLELLVHDTPTEIRIRDCSWLSEEQFVKIFGGFNTSKLTVLQFDQGGACMPDYILRSTLARLPNSLPALTTISLKGAYRLSDAGLNMLASVMRLLLHILMLMGHFSSACRLIRLYRSIDKFILFYCLIYKSYSRRRMRKDKEYTDQKKVVLCLVGSAVCLRLTALSLARNCKNLHSLDLSWCRNLTNEALGLIVDSCLLLEVLKLFGCTQVTDVFVDGHSNPQVKLIGLKMTPVFKHIEFPDFLLGPLRYPSASL from the exons ATGAAATTGGACTCTGAGGCATCTCCCTCTAGTGGCATTGAGACAGTGAAACTTAACGTAGAGAATTTGAACGGAAGTAGTGGCTCAGGTGTTGACCAATTAGCAACCAATGAGGTACTGCCAGATGAAGTTCAGGTTAGAGGGACTAATTTGAGTGAAATTGATACAAGAAGTGCACATAGGGCACGTTTCAGAAATTTTGCCAGGAGAAATGCGTCTAGATTCGCTCATTTTTCTGCCCGAGATGAATTTGGTGACCGTGCTCATGATGCTTCTGGAACTGATGTCGCACCTCCTGAAACCAGTAATAGAATTGAAAATTGGCCTGGTCCTTTTTCTACTGCCATGAAAATTATTAAGGATAGTGAAACTAATAGAAATGGGGGGAAGCATGGGGGTTCTACTGATGTGAGTGAAACGGTTGAACTGAAGTGGATCCCCAAGAACCATGAGTCTTGTAGACACCAGAAGCATGTTCCTTCGCTGCAAGACATATGCTTGTCAATTCTTTCCAGTAATGCTGATGCTATCACTTCTCTTGACTTTGTCCCAGATGCGCTGAGGCACAAGATCTGTTGGTTTCTTTGTGATAATCGAAGCATGGATGGTCATTTTCTTGAATTGCTTGTGCATGATACTCCAACAGAGATCCGCATAAGAGATTGTTCATGGTTATCCGAGGAGCAATTTGTCAAGATATTTGGGGGTTTCAACACCAGCAAGTTAACA GTGTTACAATTTgatcaaggtggagcctgtatGCCTGACTACATCCTACGTTCTACCCTGGCACGTTTACCAAATAGTCTTCCTGCTTTGACAACGATATCCTTGAAAGGTGCATATCGTCTCTCAGACGCTGGACTTAATATGCTTGCCTCAGTGATGAGGCTATTGCTGCATATCTTGATGTTAATGGGGCATTTCTCAAGTGCTTGTCGCTTAATAAGGTTATACAG AAGCATAGACaagtttatattattttattgccTTATATACAAATCCTACTCGAGAAGGAGAATGAGAAAGGATAAAGAATACACTGACCAGAAGAAAGTAGTACTTTGTTTAGTTGGCTCAGCTGTCT GTTTAAGGCTTACTGCTCTATCACTTGCAAGAAATTGCAAAAACTTACATAGTTTGGACCTATCCTGGTGTCGCAATTTAACCAATGAAGCACTGGGATTGATTGTTGATTCATGCTTATTGCTAGAAGTGCTGAAATTGTTTGGCTGCACACAG GTTACAGATGTTTTTGTTGATGGACACTCAAATCCACAAGTGAAACTTATTGGATTGAAGATGACTCCAGTATTTAAACATATTGAGTTTCCGGATTTCCTTCTAGGTCCACTGCGATACCCATCCGCCTCTCTTTGA
- the LOC121746014 gene encoding transcription factor bHLH51-like has protein sequence MSTTKKCRRDRINAQLSANSSLNRSTLRKLIPKSEKMDKAAPLGHVVDHVKEQRQRAKEASKISSGMPSEIDEVIVDQIEDGSEQIKSSICCDDRPELFAEIGSALKALEATIVEANISKHTHQHPHNP, from the exons ATGTCTACAACTAAA AAATGCCGCAGAGACAGAATCAACGCTCAACTCTCAGCAAACTCATCCCTAAATCGCTCAACTCTCCGCAAACTCATCCCTAAATCTGAAAAG ATGGACAAGGCGGCGCCATTGGGGCACGTGGTGGATCACGTGAAGGAGCAGCGGCAGAGGGCGAAGGAGGCGAGCAAAATCAGCAGCGGCATGCCGAGCGAGATCGACGAGGTAATCGTCGATCAGATTGAAGACGGATCGGAGCAGATCAAGTCATCGATCTGTTGCGACGATCGGCCGGAGCTCTTCGCGGAGATCGGGAGCGCTCTGAAAGCGCTGGAAGCCACCATTGTTGAAGCCAACATCTCGAAGCACACACACCAGCACCCTCACAATccctaa